The Zootoca vivipara chromosome 4, rZooViv1.1, whole genome shotgun sequence genome has a segment encoding these proteins:
- the LOC118085294 gene encoding T-cell receptor-associated transmembrane adapter 1 produces the protein MDGFQCISCWVPLGFVTTILIISLAKNVSYYLKEKKRKDKIYEDYQQYDPSSGEFYTEECPVYDNLNHHHHQDILNESCYEQMNAHPHTSANEVQQTAERQMCYASLDHSVRRKHKNPRKKKYPTLEVDEDQLTRSSNLPSDTCIYLNSEQLNAENELSEDPTHEDPHRLFGLIHTMNDANF, from the exons ATGGACGGTTTTCAATGTATCTCTTGCTGGGTACCTCTGGGTTTTGTAACGACAATCCTGATTATTTCCTTGGCGAAGAATGTATCGTACTacttgaaggaaaagaaaaggaaag ATAAAATATATGAAGACTATCAGCAATACGACCCAAG CTCTGGTGAGTTCTATACTGAAGAATGCCCTGTTTATGACAACCtgaatcatcatcaccatcaagaCATACTAA ATGAAAGCTGCTATGAACAAATGAATGCCCACCCTCACACATCTGCCAATGAAGTACAG CAGACAGCTGAGCGTCAGATGTGCTATGCTTCCTTAGATCACAGTGTCAGGAGGAAACACAAAAACCCTcgaaaaaaaaaatatcctaccTTGGAAGTGGATGAAGACCAACTGACCAGAAGCAGCAACTTGCCCTCTGACACCTGCATTTACCTCAACAGTGAACAACTGAACGCTGAGAACGAACTGTCTGAGGATCCAACTCATGAGGATCCCCACAGACTATTTGGGTTAATTCACACTATGAATGATGCCAATTTTTAG